The window GAGATCCGCGACCAGGAGACCGCCGAGATCGCGCTGGAATCCGCGGAGACCGGCCACATGGTCTTCTCCACGCTGCACACCAACTCCGCCGCCGGCGCGGTAACCCGCTTCCTCGACATGGGCGTGCCCGGCTACCTGCTGGCCTCCAGCGTTTCCGGGGTCCTCGCCCAGCGCCTCCTGCGCCGCAACTGCCCCGAATGCAGCGAGCCGGTGGAGGTGGGGGAGGGCCTCCGCACCAAGTACAACATCCCCGAGGAGGTGGTCTTTTACGAGGGCAAGGGCTGTTCCGCCTGCGACGGCCAGGGCACCAAGGGCCGGATCGGCGCCTACGAGCTTTTGCTTGCCGACGCCGAGGTGCGCGAGGGGATCCACAAGGGGGTCATGGAATCGGAGCTGGTGGACACGGCGCGGACCAGCGGCATGCACCTGATGTTCGAGGACGGCCTGATCAAGGCCATGCAGGGCAAGGTGTCCCTGACCGAGGTGCTGCGCGCACTGGAACTGCCCCCCGGGGTGGAGGTGGACGGCGGCCGCCTGTGGGAGGAGTCCGATAAGCCCTGGGCGGACCGCGGCCCGGCCGCCCACCGCGCCGCCACCTTCCGGGACCAGGGGGAGGACGGGGAGGGCGAGCGCCGAAGCCGTGCCCTGGTGATCGGCGTCGAGGCGGCCACGGTCAAGATGCTGGCCCTGCTGCTGGAGGACGAGGGCCTGGAGGTGGAGACCAGCGATTCCGGGCGGCAGGGCCTGGACCTCATCCGGCACCATCGCCCCGAGCTGGTGGTGGCCGAGGCGGACGCCCCCGAGCTTGCCGGCGAGGCCCTGGCCGAGACCTTGCGGCGGGAGGAGAGCCTGCGGGATATTCCCCTCATTCTGATCGGCGAGGAAGAGGACGTGGGGCGGGAGGCCGCCGCCCTGGGAGCGGGGGCCGACGATTTCCTGGCCAAACCCCTCGACCCCCGCCGCCTGCTGGCACGGGTTAACCGGTTGCTGGCGACCTACCGGCGCCTTGCCGGTGAGGAGTTGGCGGGGAAGGAAGAACCGCATGAACCGGATGCCTCCGAAGAGGAAGAGGGGGAGGAGGCCGCGGACGAGCTGGACGAACCGTCCGCTCCTCCGGAGGAGGAAGAGGGGGATTCGGGGGAAGGGGACGAAACGGAAACCGCCACCGAGGACTGAGCACCCTACTCTGGAGGGGTCGGGCGGTTTCGTTCCGCACGGGGAAAGGAGCGGACTATCAGCGCGGGGCCTCAGACGGGAGAGCATGGCTGGCTGGCGGTTCTGGAGCGGCTGGGCAACCGGCTTCCGGAGCCCGCCACCCTGTTCTTCCTTGGGACCCTGGTGGTGCTGGCGGTCTCCCAGGTGGCCGAGAGCGGCGGCTGGGCGGTGGAGAAGACCGTTACCGGGGAGAACGGCCCCACCACGGAAACGGTGGCCGCCCGTGGGGTGCTGGACAGCGGCGGCCTATGGTGGCTGTTCTCCAGCATGGTGGAGAACTTCGTCACCTTCCCGCCCCTCGGGCTGGTGCTGGTGGCCATGCTCGGCATCGGGCTCGCCGAGCGCACGGGGCTGCTGCCCGCCCTTATCGAACGGTCCCTGGGCGGGGTGGCCCCGGGCCTGGTTACCCCGGCCCTGCTGCTGGTTGGGATCCTCTCCTCACTGACCCTGGACGCGGGCTACGTGGTGCTGCCGCCCCTGGCCGCCGCCCTGTACGCCTCCCAGGGGCGCTCCCCGCTGGCCGGCATCGCCGTCGCCTTCGCCGGCGTATCCGCGGGCTTTTCCGCCAACCTCGTGATCACCGGCCTCGATCCCATGCTGGCGGGCCTATCCACGGCCGGCGCCCGGATCCTGGACCCCGATTACCGGGTGGCCGTCACCGCCAACTGGTGGTTCATGATCGCCTCCACGATCCTCCTGCCCCTGGCGGGCTGGTGGGTGACCCGGCGCTTCGTGGAGCCGCGCCTGGGAACCCGCGGTCTGGAGCAAGCCGAGCAGGAGGGAGGGCAGCGGGCCCACCGTACGGACCGGGGGGTCGAAGCGGCGGCCTTGCGCTCGGCCGGCTGGGCCCTGGCACTCACCCTGGGAGCGATGGCGGCCCTCGTACTGGTACCGGGCGCCCCCCTGCACGGGGAAGGGGCGCGCTTCGCCCGCTGGGTGGAGGCCATCGTCCCTATCCTGTTGATCCTCTTCCTGATCCCCGCCGTGGCCTACGGCGTCCACGCCGGGGCCATCCGGTCCGACCGCGACGCCGCCGGGCTCATGGGGCGGACCATGGCGGACATGGGCCCGTACATCGTGCTCGCCTTCTTCGCCGCCCAGTTCATCGAAGCCTTCCGTTATTCCCGCCTCGGCGAGATGCTCGCCATCGTCGGCGGCGATCTCTTGGCCTCCCTGTCCCTCCCGGCCACCGTGCTCATGGCCGCCTTCGTGCTCGTCACAGTGGTGGGCAACCTGTTCATCGGCTCGGCCTCGGCCAAATACGCCTTCTTCGCCCCCGTGTTTGTCCCCATGTTCATGCAGGCAGGCATCAGCCCCGAGCTCACCCAGGCGGCCTACCGGGTGGGGGATTCCGTGAGCAACGTCGTCACCCCCCTCAACCCCTACATGGTCATCATCCTGTCACTCATGCAGCGGTATGTTCCCGGTGCCGGATTGGGCACCCTCGTGGCCACCATGCTCCCGTACGCCGTGGTCTTCCTTCTCGTGTGGATAGGCCTCCTGACCGTGTGGGTGGGAGCCGGGTGGCCGCTGGGTCCGGGTGCGCCCCTGACCGTAGCCTCCCTCTCCTGAGTCCGCCCCGGAAGCCTCCTTCGGGCCCACTACCCACAACGGCCTTCCCATTGAGGGGCCGGCCCCCTGCGCCCCAACGGTTTGCAGGCCGGGAAGTAAGGTGGTGATTTTAAATGTTTCCTGCAATAGTGGGGGAGTAGCCACGGAAGGACCCGGCCATTTTATTCTTTTCGGGAATGCCTGGCCGGGGCAGGGCGCTCGCATCGCCCCGGGATACCCAGGACCCATGACCCGTCCCTGCAACTCTCCTAATAAGGGGTAGCCCCCGGAGCGGGTTGCGGAAATGCGGGGTTCCCATTGCCTCATGGGCGAGACCATTTACACTATGCGGTCATCCTCCCTGGCGGAGGGGTATTCCAGGACCGCCTAACCCGGCGAGAAGGCCGGGCTATTTCCCTGAACGGCCCGGTAGCAGGGTGCCATCGGGGCCGCAAGCCCCGGACCGAACCCTCTCCACGACCGCACTACGAGACGCTTTAACCCATGGCCCATATCCCAGCGCCCGATATGACAAGCTTGCTTTCCCGGTTCTCGCCCACCACCGGCATCCGCTTGGCCGAGGGGGTGCTGGTGGTGGCGCTTGGCGTGGCCCTGGCCGATCTCACCTGGGACGTTTTTCCCCCTTCCCCACCCTCGGCGGGACTCTCGCAGGGCCCGGAGTCCCCGTCCGTCCCCGGCGGCTTCCAGGCGCCCGTGGGCGGCTCCCCGGGGGCACAAGGGAGGGAAGGACCGGTCTCCGAGAGCACGCGGCGCCTGTTCGGCGTTCCCGCCTCGGAGGGGAATGGCCCCGGGGCCGACGCCCCGGTGCGCGAGACCCGGCTGGATCTGACTCTCAAGGGGATCCTTGCCCGCCAGGAGGGCACGCAAAAGGTGGCCCTGATTGCCAGCGGTGAAGGGGAGGAGGGGGTGTACCGGGTGGGTGACTCGCTTCCCGGGGGTGCGGAGATCCTGCGTATCGAGCCGCGCCGGGTGATCCTGCGCCGCAACGGGGTGACGGAGGCCTTGAACCTGGAGGTAACCGAGCTGGAGGGGAGGGCATCCCGGCAGGGCTCCGCAGGGTCAGGATCGGGCATCCGGAAAGAGGGTGCGAACCGGCGGGTGGTCTCCCGGCGCACTGTCCGCCAGAACCTCGAGAACCTGCCCTCCCTGCTGCGCCAGGCCAAGGCGGTACCGCACAGGGTGAACGGGGAGCCGGCCGGCTTCCGCATCGTGAACATCCAGTCCGGCAGCATCTACGAGGATCTCGGCCTGCGGGAGGGAGACGTGGTGAAATCGGTGAACGGGCAGGACATTCGCACGCCCTCGGACGCCCTGGGCGCCTACCGGGAGCTGAAGAACGCGGACGAATACAAGGTCCGCTTGGAACGGGACGGCCAGGAACAAACCCTCAACTACTCCGTTCGGTAATCCATGGGTATGGGACACGTACAGACACGCCTTCCGGAACCTGTCTTTCCGCGGGCGATCCTGCTCGCCGTTTTCCTCCTGGCCAGCCTGGCCGTCTGGTCCGGAAAGGCACGGGCGGAGGTCAACTTCGATTTCGAGGATGCCGACCTGCGGGCGGTCATCCAGGCGGTGGCGGAGTTCAGCGGCCGGAACTTCCTCGTGGACCCCAGGGTGGAGGGCAAGGTGACCGTGGTCGCCCCCACCGCCCTCACCGAGGAGGAGGCCTTCAAGGCCTTTGAGTCGGTCCTGGAGGTGAACGGCTATATGACCGTCCGGGAGGGCGGGGTCACAAAGATCGTGCCCCAGGAGGAGGGGAAGCACCGGGCCATCGAGGTGAACGAAGGTGAAGACGGCGACCGCATGATCACCAAGGTGGTCCGCCTGGAACACGTCTCCGCCCAGCGCATGGTGCCCATCCTTCGCCCCCTCGTGCCCGCCTACGGCCACCTGGTGGCCTACCCGGACACCGCGGCCCTGATCCTCACGGACCGGGCCTCCAACATCAACCGGCTCACGAACATCATCGATCGGCTGGACAAGCCCACCGAGGCCGGGGAACTGGAGGTGATCCCCCTCTCCAACGCCTCGGCCAAGGAGCTTGCCGATATGCTCGGCCGGCTCTACACCGACCAGGGGCAGGAAAACGAGGAACAGACGGTAGTTCTGGCCGATCCGCGCACCAACAGCCTGATCATCCGCGGCCGGGAGACCACCCGGGAGGAGATCCAGGAGCTCGCCGACGGGCTGGATACGCCCACCGGAACCGAGGGCAACACCCGGGTCATCTACCTGAAGAACGCGGACGCCGAAGACATGGTGGAGGTGCTGGAGAGCACGGTCACCGAGGAAAATGGCGGTGGCCAGGAAGGCGCCGGGGCCGTTGCCGACATCACCATCAAGGCCGACTCCCAGACCAACGCCCTCGTGGTACGGGCCTCCAAGTCCGACTTCCGGGCCATCAAGGGGGTGGTGGATAAGCTCGACGTCCGCCGCCTGCAGGTCTATGTGGAGGCCCTCATCGCCGAGATCTCGGTGGACCAGGCCCGGGAGTTCGGCATCCAGTGGCAGGCCTCGGAGAATCTGGAGGACGGCACCGGGGTGGTGGGTGGAACCTCCTTCTCCGTCGGTGACAGCATCCAGGCCAGCGCCCAGAACCCCTTGGGCCTTGGCTCCGGCCTCAGCGTCGGCTACGTGGACGGCACGCTCGAGCTTCCCGGCGGCACGGAAATCATCAACATGGCCGGGCTACTGCGGGCCCTGGAAACCCGCAGCCACACCAACGTCCTGTCCACGCCCAACCTCCTGACCATGGACAACGAGGAGGCCGAGATCATGGTGGGCCGGAACGTGCCCTTCGTGACGGGCTCCTACAGCTCCACGGACACGGGGGCGGGCTCGGCGGTGCAGAACCCCTTTCAGACCATCGAGCGCGAGGACGTCGGCCTGACCCTGCGGATCACGCCCCAGATCACCGAGGGCAGCGCCATCAAAATGAACATCTACCAGGAGGTCTCCAGCGTGGACCAGCGCGGCGAGGCCCGGGACATCGTCACCCGCAAGCGCTCCCTGGAGACCACCGTCATCGCCGAGAACGACCGGATGATCGTCCTCGGCGGCCTCATCCAGACCGACAATCAGGAGAGCGTTCAGGAGGTGCCGATCCTGGGCCGGATCCCCATCCTGGGGAACCTTTTCCGCTACAAGCGGACTAGTGAGACGAAGACCAACCTCATGGTCTTCCTCCGCCCGCGCATCGTGCGGGGCCCGGAGGATATGACGGAGCGCACCAGCACCAAGTACGACTTCATCAAGGACCTTCAGAAAGACGAGGGCTCCCAGGAGGAAACTCCGCCGCCCATGGAGGAGTGGGAGCGCATCGCGCCCCGGGATCTGAACGGGCCAACCAACGGCAACGGAGAAGAAACGGAGCAATGAGCCTGCCGCCCCCCTCCACCATCACCCCCGAGGAATGGCGGGAAGCCTTGGAAGCCCAGAGCGGCGACAGTCTGGCCGCCGCCCGCCAGCTCATCGATCGGGGCAGCCTGAGCGAGGCCTCCTGGGCGATGGAGCGGGCCCGCCACCTGGGGTGGGCGCACGAGGCGGATCCCGACCTGGGGCGGATCGACCCGGAGGTGGCCAGCTTGCTGGGTTTCGGGCAGGCACGCCGCCTTGGCGTCCTTCCCGCCTACCAGGAGGATCAGGGCACGGTCGTCTGGGTGCGCCCCGATGTGGCCTGGGAGACGCTCCTCGAGCTGCAGGGGGAGCTGGGGACCGATTACCGGCCGGTCATGATTCCGGAGGAGCCTTTCAACCGCGCCCTGCAACGCGCCTTCGAGCGCACTGGAGCCGCCGCCGACGCCGTGGAGGACCTGGGCGATGCGGTGGACCTGGACGCCGCCTCCGCGGGACTTCCGGAATCGGCGGACCTCCTGGACAGCCAGGACGACGCGCCCATCATCCGCCTCCTCAACGCCGTGATGACCCAAGCCATCGAGGAGGGGGCCTCCGACGTCCACATCGAGCCCTTCGAGTCCCGGGTGGTGATCCGCTACCGCGTGGACGGGGTCCTGCGGGACCTGGTGGAGCCCCCGCCGGGCCTGTCGGGCCGCATCGCCGCGCGCGTCAAGGTCATGGCCCGCATGAACATCGCGGAGCGCCGGGTGCCCCAGGACGGGCGCATCAGCCTGCGCCTGGCCGGCCGCACCGTGGACGTGCGCGTCTCCACCCTGCCCACCCAATACGGCGAGCGGGTGGTCATGCGGATCCTGGAGAAGGAGCAGGGCCCCCTGACCCTGGCCCAGATCGGCATGCCGGAGTCCATCCGCAACCGCTTTGAGGACCTCATCCGCTCGCCCTACGGCATCTTCCTGGTGACCGGCCCCACCGGCTCCGGCAAGACCACCACCCTCTACGCGGCCCTGCAGCGGGTCCGCAGCCCGGAGATCAACATCATCACGGTGGAGGACCCGGTGGAGTACGACCTGGAGGGGGTGGGGCAGATCCCGGTGAACGCCAAGACCGGCATGACCTTCGCCCGCGGGCTGCGGGCCATTCTCCGCCAGGACCCCGATGTGATCATGGTGGGCGAGATCCGCGACCTGGAGACGGCCGAGGTCTCGGTGCAGGCCAGCCTCACCGGCCATCGGGTCTTCAGCACCCTGCACACCAACGACGCGGTGGGCAGCATCACCCGCATGGTGGACATGGGGGTGGAGCCTTACCTGGTGGCCTCGAGCCTGCTGGGCGCCATGGCCCAGCGCCTGGTGCGCAAGCTGTGCCCCGATTGCCGAACGCCCCAGGAGGCCGACGAGGGCGAGCACGCCCTCCTTGGGCTCGGTCCGGAGGAGCCCGCCGTCATCCATCACCCGGTGGGCTGCGAGGCCTGCGGATACACGGGATACCGGGGCCGTACGGGCATCTACGAGCTCATGACGGTGAACGAAGAGCTGCGCCACCTCATTCACGACAGCCGGGGCGAGCAGACCCTGCGGCAGGCCGCCCGCGAGGGGGGCATGACCACTCTCCGCGAGGACGGCATCCGGCTGGTGCTCGCCGGGGAGACCAGCCTCGAGGAAGTCCTGCGCGTGACCCAAGCCTGATATGGCCGCCTTCGAGTACCAAGCCCTCGACGCGCGCGGACGCAACCGCAAGGGCATCCTCACCGGGGACTCCCCCCGCCAGATCCGGGCCCAGCTCCGCGACCAGGGCCTCTATCCGGTGGAAGTGCAGCCCGTGGCCGAGCAGGGGACCCGGCAGGGCCGTCCCATGCTCGGCGGCCGGGTCTCCGCCTCCGGGTTGGCCCTCCTGACCCGGCAGCTGGCCACCCTGGTGCGCGCGGGCATGCCCCTGGAGGAGGCGCTGCGCGCCCTTGGCGAGCAGGTCAGCGGCCGGCAGCTGCAATCGGTGGTGGCGGGAGTGCGGGCCCAGATCACCGAGGGTGCCACGCTCACGGAGGCGTTGGGCAGCTTCCCGCGCACCTTTCCCGAGCTTTACCGGGTCATGGTGGAGGCGGGGGAGGCCTCCGGCCGCCTCGAGGAGGTACTGGACCGCCTCGCCGACTACACCGAGCAGCGCCAGGCCATGCGCCAGAAGCTGGGGGTGGCGCTGATCTACCCCATCCTGGTCACCGTGGTGGCCGTGCTGGTGGTCGTGGCCCTGCTCACCTACGTGGTCCCCGAGGTGGTGCGGGTGTTCGAGAGCACGGGGCAGACCCTGCCGCTGCTCACCCGGGGCCTGATCGCCTCCAGCGATTTCCTGCGGGCCAACGGTCTGTTGCTGGTGGTGCTGCTCGGCGGAGCGGCCCTGCTGGCCACCTACGCCCTGCGCAGGCCGCGCGTGCGCTACGCCTTCGATCGCATGCTGCTGCGTCTGCCCTTCATCGGGCGCCTGTCCCGGACCATCAACTCGGCGCGTCTGGCCCGCACCCTGGCCATCCTCACCGAAAGCGGGGTGCCCCTGCTGGAGGCCATCCGCATCGGCGGCCGGGTGGTCCGCAACCAGCCCATTCGCGAGGCGGTGGAAGAGGCCGCGGTCACGGTCCGGGAGGGCGGGCGGCTGCACACCGCCCTCGGCCAATCCGGCTACTTCCCGCCGCTCATGATCCACATGCTCTCGGCGGGCGAGGAGAGCGGGGAGCTGGAGAAGATGCTGGAGCGGGCCGCATCCAACCAGGAGCGCGAGCTGGAATCGGCGGTTTCCGCCGCTACGGCCCTTATGGAGCCGGTTTTGATCCTGGTGATGGGCGGCATCGTGCTGGTCATCGTACTGGCGATCCTGCTGCCCATCTTCGAGATGAACCAGATGGTGGGCTAGAAGGTGTTTCAACCAGACCGGTTCGGCGTATACCGGCCGAACAAGGAGAGAATGATCTTGATCCGCATCCCATTCGTACCCGCGACCCAGGCCGCCCCCGCTCCGCACGATCGGCGCGGCGAGGAGGAGGGCTTCACCCTCATCGAGCTCATGGTGGTGGTGGTGATCCTGGGCATCCTGGCCGCCGTGGTGGTCCCGCGCGTAATGGACCGGCCCGCCCAGGCCCGGGTCACGGCGGCGAAGAACGACATCCGGGCCATCCAGTCGGCCCTGGACATGTACAAGCTGGACAACCATCGCTATCCCACCACGGACCAGGGGCTCGAGGCGCTGGTGGAGGAGCCCACCTCCGACCCCGAACCGCCCAACTGGAACGGCTATCTGGACCAGGTTCCCAAGGACCCCTGGGGCAACCCCTATCAGTACCTGAACCCCGGCAAGCACGGCGAGGTGGACATCGTGAGCCTCGGGGCCGACGGCCGCGAAGGCGGCGAGGGCGAGAATGCCGACATCGGCTCCTGGGAGCTGTAGGCAGGGCTTCTCGTGCACGGCCCCGGCCGGGCAGGACGGCTTCACGCTGCTGGAGATCCTGGTGGTGATCGCCCTGGTGGCGATCATCACCGGCCTCATGGTGCCTTCCTTGAATGGGGGAGGCGGCCGGGGTGTCGCGGAGGCCGCGGACCGCATGGTCCTGTTGGTGAACCAGGTGCGGCAGGAGGCCATGCTCTCTTCCCGCACCTGGCGGGTGGTCCTGGATACGGAGGAGCGCTCCTACCGCTTCCAGGTGCGCCAGGGCCAGGAGTTCGAGCGGGTCAAACAGTCGCCCTTCGCCTCCGTGCGCCAAGATCCCGACATAGAATGGGCGGGTCTGTCCATAAACGGCGAGGAGGCGGCCGGCGAGGGGGAGGTCTACCTGTACCCCACCGGCGAGCAGGACGCCTTCCGGCTTACCCTGGGGGATGAGGATATCCGGCGAACCGTGGTGCTGGACCCGGTGGGCCGGGCCCGCGTGGAGCGGCCGGAATGACGGCGTCCGGCCGTCGGGATGCGGGATTCACCCTGGTGGAGGTCCTCGTGGCCCTGGCCGTGGTGGCCTTCGCCTTGGCCGCACTCTGGAAGGGCCTGAGCCAGGGAATCGCCATCTCCCAGGGCCTCCCCGACCGGCTCATGGCCCGCTGGGTGGCCGAGAACCGGGTGGTCCTCCATCAGGCCCGGAAGGACTGGCCCGAGACCCGGACCTATGAGGGCTCCAGCGAGATGGGTGGCCGGGAGTGGTTCTGGCGGGAGCAGGTGCGGGAGACCGAGGAGGAGGCCCTGCGCCGCATCAGCGTGGAGGTGGGGCCCGGCGAGGACGAACGCGACCTGGCCTCCCTGGAGGGGTTCCTGCGGCAGCCCCGGGAGGAAACGCCCACGGGAAATCAGGGTCCTGGAAACCAGGGGCGGGGTAACCAGGCACCGGGGGAGCAACGGCCAGGCGGGCAAGGTCCGGTAGAGCAGGGAAGGGAACAGCCATGACCCGTTCCCCCGGAAACCGGGAGGCGGGCATGACCCTGCTGGAGGTGCTCATCGCCCTTGCCGTTTTTGCCCTGGTGGCGGCGGCAGGGTACACCGCCCTCAGCCAGGGCCTGCGGACCGAGGAGCGGCTCCAGGATACCCGGGCCTTCTGGCAGCGGCTGGGGTCGGTGCTCAGCCTCATGCGGCGCGACCTCGGCCAGGTGCGCAACCGTCCCCCGCGCAGCCCGGCCGGGGAGTGGACATTGGCCTTCGAGGGCTCCGAAAGCGGCGCGGCCATGGGGGGCAGGACGGGCGAGGACACGCTGTTCCGCTTCGTCCGGGGCGGCAGCACCTCCTTCCGCGAGGGGCCGGCCAGCCCCTATCGGCGGGTGGCCTACCGGCTGCGGGAGGGCGAGCTTTTCCGCCTCACCTGGCCCCGCCTGGACGCCCCGACCGGCCTCGAGCCCCGGGAGGTGGCGCTTATGGACGGCGTGGAGGAGGTGACGATCCGGTACCTGGCCGGCCAGGATCGGCGCTGGGCCCAGCGATGGCCCCGAGGCGGGGCCGGGGCAGGCCCGGGCGGGAGCGCGGACGCCGGCCTGCCGCGGGCCGTGGAAATTACCCTGGAATTCGAGGAGCATGGCCGTTTCGAGCGTGTCTTCCATGTCGGCCACCCGCGATGAGCGGGGCGTGGCCCTGGTCACCGTGCTCCTGATCGTCACGGTGCTGACGGCGGTGGTGGCCCGGCTCAGCCTCTCCAACGAGGTCTGGGTGCGCCAGGTGCAGGGGGACGGCGCCCTCGCGCAGGCGGACCAGGTATCCCGGGCGGCCCAGCACTGGGTGGGAATGCTCCTGGAGCGGGACACCAACGAATTCGACGGCCACACCGACCTCTGGGCCCGGCCCATCCCCCCGATCCCGGTGGACTGGGGCGAGCTCAACGGCCGGGTCGAGGACCTCCAGGGGCGGTTCAACCTGAACAATCTGGTGACGGCCGAGGGCGAGGTGGATCCCGTGGCCCACCAACAGTTCCAGAGGCTTCTCCGGATCCTGGAGCT of the Thiohalorhabdus denitrificans genome contains:
- the gspI gene encoding type II secretion system minor pseudopilin GspI — protein: MTASGRRDAGFTLVEVLVALAVVAFALAALWKGLSQGIAISQGLPDRLMARWVAENRVVLHQARKDWPETRTYEGSSEMGGREWFWREQVRETEEEALRRISVEVGPGEDERDLASLEGFLRQPREETPTGNQGPGNQGRGNQAPGEQRPGGQGPVEQGREQP
- the gspE gene encoding type II secretion system ATPase GspE; translated protein: MSLPPPSTITPEEWREALEAQSGDSLAAARQLIDRGSLSEASWAMERARHLGWAHEADPDLGRIDPEVASLLGFGQARRLGVLPAYQEDQGTVVWVRPDVAWETLLELQGELGTDYRPVMIPEEPFNRALQRAFERTGAAADAVEDLGDAVDLDAASAGLPESADLLDSQDDAPIIRLLNAVMTQAIEEGASDVHIEPFESRVVIRYRVDGVLRDLVEPPPGLSGRIAARVKVMARMNIAERRVPQDGRISLRLAGRTVDVRVSTLPTQYGERVVMRILEKEQGPLTLAQIGMPESIRNRFEDLIRSPYGIFLVTGPTGSGKTTTLYAALQRVRSPEINIITVEDPVEYDLEGVGQIPVNAKTGMTFARGLRAILRQDPDVIMVGEIRDLETAEVSVQASLTGHRVFSTLHTNDAVGSITRMVDMGVEPYLVASSLLGAMAQRLVRKLCPDCRTPQEADEGEHALLGLGPEEPAVIHHPVGCEACGYTGYRGRTGIYELMTVNEELRHLIHDSRGEQTLRQAAREGGMTTLREDGIRLVLAGETSLEEVLRVTQA
- a CDS encoding AbgT family transporter; the encoded protein is MERLGNRLPEPATLFFLGTLVVLAVSQVAESGGWAVEKTVTGENGPTTETVAARGVLDSGGLWWLFSSMVENFVTFPPLGLVLVAMLGIGLAERTGLLPALIERSLGGVAPGLVTPALLLVGILSSLTLDAGYVVLPPLAAALYASQGRSPLAGIAVAFAGVSAGFSANLVITGLDPMLAGLSTAGARILDPDYRVAVTANWWFMIASTILLPLAGWWVTRRFVEPRLGTRGLEQAEQEGGQRAHRTDRGVEAAALRSAGWALALTLGAMAALVLVPGAPLHGEGARFARWVEAIVPILLILFLIPAVAYGVHAGAIRSDRDAAGLMGRTMADMGPYIVLAFFAAQFIEAFRYSRLGEMLAIVGGDLLASLSLPATVLMAAFVLVTVVGNLFIGSASAKYAFFAPVFVPMFMQAGISPELTQAAYRVGDSVSNVVTPLNPYMVIILSLMQRYVPGAGLGTLVATMLPYAVVFLLVWIGLLTVWVGAGWPLGPGAPLTVASLS
- the gspJ gene encoding type II secretion system minor pseudopilin GspJ, translating into MTRSPGNREAGMTLLEVLIALAVFALVAAAGYTALSQGLRTEERLQDTRAFWQRLGSVLSLMRRDLGQVRNRPPRSPAGEWTLAFEGSESGAAMGGRTGEDTLFRFVRGGSTSFREGPASPYRRVAYRLREGELFRLTWPRLDAPTGLEPREVALMDGVEEVTIRYLAGQDRRWAQRWPRGGAGAGPGGSADAGLPRAVEITLEFEEHGRFERVFHVGHPR
- the gspF gene encoding type II secretion system inner membrane protein GspF, translated to MAAFEYQALDARGRNRKGILTGDSPRQIRAQLRDQGLYPVEVQPVAEQGTRQGRPMLGGRVSASGLALLTRQLATLVRAGMPLEEALRALGEQVSGRQLQSVVAGVRAQITEGATLTEALGSFPRTFPELYRVMVEAGEASGRLEEVLDRLADYTEQRQAMRQKLGVALIYPILVTVVAVLVVVALLTYVVPEVVRVFESTGQTLPLLTRGLIASSDFLRANGLLLVVLLGGAALLATYALRRPRVRYAFDRMLLRLPFIGRLSRTINSARLARTLAILTESGVPLLEAIRIGGRVVRNQPIREAVEEAAVTVREGGRLHTALGQSGYFPPLMIHMLSAGEESGELEKMLERAASNQERELESAVSAATALMEPVLILVMGGIVLVIVLAILLPIFEMNQMVG
- a CDS encoding GspH/FimT family pseudopilin gives rise to the protein MPTSAPGSCRQGFSCTAPAGQDGFTLLEILVVIALVAIITGLMVPSLNGGGGRGVAEAADRMVLLVNQVRQEAMLSSRTWRVVLDTEERSYRFQVRQGQEFERVKQSPFASVRQDPDIEWAGLSINGEEAAGEGEVYLYPTGEQDAFRLTLGDEDIRRTVVLDPVGRARVERPE
- the gspG gene encoding type II secretion system major pseudopilin GspG, encoding MPFVPATQAAPAPHDRRGEEEGFTLIELMVVVVILGILAAVVVPRVMDRPAQARVTAAKNDIRAIQSALDMYKLDNHRYPTTDQGLEALVEEPTSDPEPPNWNGYLDQVPKDPWGNPYQYLNPGKHGEVDIVSLGADGREGGEGENADIGSWEL
- the gspC gene encoding type II secretion system protein GspC; this translates as MTSLLSRFSPTTGIRLAEGVLVVALGVALADLTWDVFPPSPPSAGLSQGPESPSVPGGFQAPVGGSPGAQGREGPVSESTRRLFGVPASEGNGPGADAPVRETRLDLTLKGILARQEGTQKVALIASGEGEEGVYRVGDSLPGGAEILRIEPRRVILRRNGVTEALNLEVTELEGRASRQGSAGSGSGIRKEGANRRVVSRRTVRQNLENLPSLLRQAKAVPHRVNGEPAGFRIVNIQSGSIYEDLGLREGDVVKSVNGQDIRTPSDALGAYRELKNADEYKVRLERDGQEQTLNYSVR
- the gspD gene encoding type II secretion system secretin GspD — encoded protein: MGHVQTRLPEPVFPRAILLAVFLLASLAVWSGKARAEVNFDFEDADLRAVIQAVAEFSGRNFLVDPRVEGKVTVVAPTALTEEEAFKAFESVLEVNGYMTVREGGVTKIVPQEEGKHRAIEVNEGEDGDRMITKVVRLEHVSAQRMVPILRPLVPAYGHLVAYPDTAALILTDRASNINRLTNIIDRLDKPTEAGELEVIPLSNASAKELADMLGRLYTDQGQENEEQTVVLADPRTNSLIIRGRETTREEIQELADGLDTPTGTEGNTRVIYLKNADAEDMVEVLESTVTEENGGGQEGAGAVADITIKADSQTNALVVRASKSDFRAIKGVVDKLDVRRLQVYVEALIAEISVDQAREFGIQWQASENLEDGTGVVGGTSFSVGDSIQASAQNPLGLGSGLSVGYVDGTLELPGGTEIINMAGLLRALETRSHTNVLSTPNLLTMDNEEAEIMVGRNVPFVTGSYSSTDTGAGSAVQNPFQTIEREDVGLTLRITPQITEGSAIKMNIYQEVSSVDQRGEARDIVTRKRSLETTVIAENDRMIVLGGLIQTDNQESVQEVPILGRIPILGNLFRYKRTSETKTNLMVFLRPRIVRGPEDMTERTSTKYDFIKDLQKDEGSQEETPPPMEEWERIAPRDLNGPTNGNGEETEQ